Genomic window (Nicotiana sylvestris chromosome 7, ASM39365v2, whole genome shotgun sequence):
CAGAATAATGCCGAGATGAAAAAAGAGAGGGACTGGCCCCCAGGGCCGAGCTCAAGTGGCAAAGGGTGGTGGATTTGTGTCTTGGGTCACAGGTTCAAGCCCCCACACCATGCAAAGCAAAgtctggtatttaagtggagaagggtagaggggcgggcccattatccaccgagtttcgaAGGCTGCGGTTGGTCCAATGGATCGGCCCTAGACAGATTTCTcggtcatcaaaaaaaaaaagagagagagggactGAGTTCAACTATCGTGTTCTCAGACAAGTTAACCAAGGAAATgtgaaaaaaaaattgtttttccaTTCTTAAAAAACTTTGATCAGATGGCATTTTTTTTAAGGCCATTGAATACCAAAAAACTCAGAGATGCATAAAGGTCTTGTTCCATAAACAAAATAGATATGATAGTTGGGACATCAATTCCTATATACTGATGccccaaaaaacaaaaataaggaaaaagtgACATTTTAAGACAGTAGTTAGATATTCAAGCAAAAGAGCCTGGGGACTGTGAACCTCTCTAATAGCTCCTCCGATAAGAAACTGACGGATGAATTTGATGCTGTGTCCTAAGGAGAGTAGCATGATGATGATACGAATTGAGGTTAAAGAAAGAAGTGAGGATTCATATTGCCGATCCCAAGGCATAGTTGTCGTAGTTGTTGTGTCCTTGGGAGAGTAACTACTCAATTCTTGGGCAATTGTAAGTGTAGGACTGTATGTAAGTACAATTTAACCCAGCTTTTGACCACAACTGAAAGGAGCTTCAACTCATTTTCTTTGCACAAATATACTATAATATATCAGTTAAAGAGCAGAGTCACTTTAATCCTGACTGCTGTTATGCAGTTTTACACAATACATTCAAATGGCAATAATTTACAAACTGCTGTACAGTTTTACGAATGCTTGGATGCAGTTacctgtccttcaattggaaagCATTCTTTCCAAGCAAGACTCTTCTTCCAAATTGGTCTAGAATTAGAACCGTGAAATACAAGTAGAAATATCATGATTCGTTAAATTACTAGACTAATTTTACTTCTGTTACCACCACTTGCGTTCACCCTGTGGGCCCTGAGACTTGGTTGGACAGGAAAAGTTCAAGTGAATTCAAAAGAACAATCACATAATGTCCATGGTAATCATGAGCATACATGATGCCAAAGCATGTCTGGTTTACCATTTGATGATCTTTTAGACATTATAAGCATGTTGAAGGAGAGGATTCGTGGAGTTTGGTTAAACCTCACCAGAACACGAGGAAACACAATCAATCACTCTGTACTCAACTAGTATGGCGTGAGAATAAGCCAAGTGTAACTTACCAGCTGCTCTGTATCTGTATGGGTATGTTCGGAGGGGATCTAACTTTGTTGCCATACCAAGGTCACTTTTAGCCATTTCACGATCACAGTATTCCGAACGCTTCTCATAAGCAGATGCATTATATTTTGCCTTCTCAATCAACTTTGTCATCTCATCATATGCTAATTTCCTCTGATCTTTTAGATGGTAAACACGTGCCAGACCCTGATGGGCTCGTGTATGCTTAATATTCAGGGCATTTGTGTAGCAATCAATTGCATTATCTAGCTTATCAACATCTACATAGACACTTGCTAGATTACTGAGAGCCTGCAGTGTGCATTGTAGTTTTCCAGTAAATCTCTTGTTCCCCAAATTCATGCATTAGTATCTTACTGAAAGGAACACTCACCTGGCCTTTCCGGAGACCATCTGAGGGGCACCTAAGAGCTTCCTCAAGCAGTTGTATAACATACAATGAAGATTCAGAATCAGGACTTGTTTCTGATAATACATATGCTTTAAGGAAAAAGGCTTCAAATGATCTCTGGATTGAGATTGATTCTTCAGCTTTAGCAATTGCTTCTTCACGATAACCTGTGTCATATAATATCCATCCTTCATAGACTAGCCTTTCATGCTCAGAGGTTGCTTGGTTTCGTGCTTCTCTCAAACTACGCATTGCTGCCTTGTGGCTGTTTAATCTGTAAACAAGTGCAAATCAGTCCCAGGGAGCGTAAAGAGAAACTACTCGATACATCTCCCAGGTATTCACATTCAGCTTCTCGAGCATGAGACAGGGAGTTAAGCATCTAACTTATACAATCACTCATAGATTTCCATTTTCCTGGACAAAAGTATCTCACTGAGGAAAACTAGATAGTATTGATATTATGCAGTTTATCAATGGCTTTAAGCCCCTAGAGCTTAAATTTCTTCAGAGTGGCTGAAAGCAAATAGAACAGCACATAAAGATGAATTGGACCAAACATGATTGTCAACAACAGAGAAACTAAAATGTATGTAAATAATAAATGCATACCGTAGAAGTAGGAGAGATTGCCGGAAGCGTAAGAGACTCTTTCCTGGGTCGTTGGCTAACATATGATGGACAACAGCTAAGGAGCCAATATCATCTACAGAAGACCATCGGTCATATAGTTGCATCCAGCAGTCAGCCTGACTGCACGGCTGAACATTATGACTTAGAATCTCTACCAAGTGTTCACCTTGCAACTTCCCATGGAACATCATGTAACGGGGATTTAAAGTCAAGAGTGCCCGTGCATCCCTTAAAGCTCCTTCATAGTCCTCCAGCACAATTAAAAACCAAGCACGAAGCTCTAGGCAGTCTGGAGATATCTTAAAGCCAAGTATCCTGTTAATCTCAGAAATAGCTCGACCAAGTCTATTCTCCTCTGCCATTGAAACAGCTCTGTACTTGTATGGATAGGAAAGAGTTGGATCCAGTTCAGTAGCTGTACTCAAATCCAttgtcttttcttttccttgACAATACATTGATCGCTCCTGATACATCCACCCAGAAGGTGTATAATCAGATACGAGGGAGTTCATCAACTTATATGCCTTGTACATATGCCCGCGCTTGTACTTGGATCTGGCAATTCCTACTAAGGAATAAACATGACCCGCTTCAACAGCTGCCTCGAACCATTTCTGTGCATCCTTGTACTCTTTTCTTTCAAGCATCACACAACCTAATTGGTGGAACGCTAGTTGCTTCTGCCAGCTTTCACTTGCACATTCTCCCATCCTTTCCAACAGCATAACCGTTGTATTCGATTTCAAGTCATCCTCCATAGCTGATTGGCTCAGAAAATAGTACAGCAAAAAGGAAGCATGTCCTATGTAAGCTAATCTGTCTTTACCTTCTGAACTGCAGAAGAGCCTTGACACGTTTGGATTGTGCATTGAATTTGGAAGTTCCCTTAAAAATACCTGTAAACATGCTGCCACTAGAAGATATGCATTCCCCTCCAGCCCATATTCAAAAAGCAACATAGCAGTATCCATGTCAAATACCAAAGATGCTAAATACGCATCACAAACAGACTTCATCCCATCGCAACAGAACTTGTTGGCTAATGACAGGAGCTCTAGGACAATGTCTGGGTCGAAAGAGTCCATGCTTTTTGTTCTGCTAAACATCTCAGCAGCTTTCATCCCCTTTGCGGAAAtctcattttttgaaaaatttattttctcccttcgCGAGTCAATGAAGCTACCATACAGCATAGCTTCAAATGGCCTAGAAAGTGATGCTATGTTAAATCTCCTACACCTGATCTCATCATCTCCAATGCAAAATGACATGTCAAAATCCTCGTCCTCCTCATCGC
Coding sequences:
- the LOC104232869 gene encoding ethylene-overproduction protein 1, yielding MQHNIFTTMRSLKMMEGCKGTQVYALNQSIDGGGGGVGEKFLQNLLSKNSIRSRSNSNFQAVQSKDEVNSVVLAEAFASYGLPKTDQLEPQIEFCLKPMNFVETLADVYRRMEGCAQFDKSRMYLEQCAIFRGLPDPKLFRRCLMSARLHAVDVHSKVVLSAWLRFERREDELIGVSAMDCCGRSMECPGSALLAGYNPESATDPCICDRGMRKDEDTEIYMDEECSTSLSRGDEEDEDFDMSFCIGDDEIRCRRFNIASLSRPFEAMLYGSFIDSRREKINFSKNEISAKGMKAAEMFSRTKSMDSFDPDIVLELLSLANKFCCDGMKSVCDAYLASLVFDMDTAMLLFEYGLEGNAYLLVAACLQVFLRELPNSMHNPNVSRLFCSSEGKDRLAYIGHASFLLYYFLSQSAMEDDLKSNTTVMLLERMGECASESWQKQLAFHQLGCVMLERKEYKDAQKWFEAAVEAGHVYSLVGIARSKYKRGHMYKAYKLMNSLVSDYTPSGWMYQERSMYCQGKEKTMDLSTATELDPTLSYPYKYRAVSMAEENRLGRAISEINRILGFKISPDCLELRAWFLIVLEDYEGALRDARALLTLNPRYMMFHGKLQGEHLVEILSHNVQPCSQADCWMQLYDRWSSVDDIGSLAVVHHMLANDPGKSLLRFRQSLLLLRLNSHKAAMRSLREARNQATSEHERLVYEGWILYDTGYREEAIAKAEESISIQRSFEAFFLKAYVLSETSPDSESSLYVIQLLEEALRCPSDGLRKGQALSNLASVYVDVDKLDNAIDCYTNALNIKHTRAHQGLARVYHLKDQRKLAYDEMTKLIEKAKYNASAYEKRSEYCDREMAKSDLGMATKLDPLRTYPYRYRAAVLMDDHKETEAIAELTKAISFKPDLQVLHLRAAFHDSMGDLTSAIRDCEAALCLESRHADTLELYQKVQQRAKEQLPT